CGACCAAAAGGCGACTTTTGCCACAAACTCCATCGCGCTCAGTGTATAAGCTCACGGCTGGAGAGACAAGAGACGAGGGGCAAGAGTGGGAGGGGGCTGGCTGGGAGGTGCTCCTGGGGAGGGAAGGGCGACCGCCACAGCCAGCCTTGCTACAGGGGGTGTAGGCAGGACCTATCTAGCCCTCAGCATGTAACACCCGCATGACAGTCGGGTGAAAATTGGGTGAAAGCCGCCGGGCGCATAGCGTTCATGACTGGTTCTTAAGATTGGCGCTATCTTTGACATTCGCTCAGGGGGAGTCCTCGGAGCCTGGGATGTCGGGCAGCATCTCGCCGGTGCGGGTAAACTCGTACAGCCGCTCCTGGGAGCGGATTGGGGTGGCGGACTGTCGGCTCAGGTAGCGCGAGTAGCCGTCGGCCAAAACTTCCCGGGCTTTGGTCGAGTCGGCCAGCTGAATGGCCAGGATATGGCCGAGCTGGGCCTGGAGTCCGGGGTCGAGCACGGGAAAGGCGACCTCGACCCGGTGGTCGAGGTTGCGCGGCATCCAGTCGGCAGAGGCTAAAAAGTACTCCGGCTCGCCGGCGTTCTGAAAATAAAAGATGCGGGCGTGTTCCAGAAAACGGTCGATAATGGAAATCACACGGATATTATCCGAGACGCCCGCCAGCCCGGGCCGCAGGCAGCAAATGCCCCGAACGATCAGGTCGATCTGGACCCCGGCCTGGCTGGCCGCGTAGAGTTCTTCGATCAGGATCCGGTCGACCAGGCTGTTGAGCTTGGCAATGAGGCGGGCGGGACGGCCGGCTTGGGCGTGTTCGATTTCGCGCCGAATGCGGCTGATCATGTTGTCTCGGAGCTGGGTCGGGGCGACCAGGAGGTGATGAAAGTCCTGCGACTGGGTGTACCCGGTCAGCATATTGAACAGCTGGGTCAGATCTTCACCAAACGATTCCCGACAGGTGAACAGTCCCAGATCACAGTAGATGCTGCTGGTTTTGGCATTGTAGTTACCGGTGGCCAGATGGCAGTAGCGACGGATCCCGTCCTCCTCTTGGCGGACGACCAGACAGGCTTTGCAGTGGGTCTTGTAGCCGACCAAGCCGTACACCACATGCGCGCCGACCTCTTCCAGGGCGCGCGCCCAGGAGATATTGGCCTCTTCGTC
This genomic stretch from Desulfurellaceae bacterium harbors:
- the ppk1 gene encoding polyphosphate kinase 1, producing the protein MVHIPGHVVPRFISLPARSGQYIFILLEDVLQHYLPRLYQGYEILSCQAVRVTRDADFELPEDRLQDILTSIEEAMRERRMGTAIRLQYDTDLPANIVSLLVRELDLQQSDLYASKGFTAFTDLFQLYAAVDLPQLKDRPMPQLSVPAFERTTSIWQAIRDNDILVHHPYQSFDAVTNFVEEATRDPNVLAIKMTLYRVSPSSPIARALTKAAEAGKEVAVLVELRARFDEEANISWARALEEVGAHVVYGLVGYKTHCKACLVVRQEEDGIRRYCHLATGNYNAKTSSIYCDLGLFTCRESFGEDLTQLFNMLTGYTQSQDFHHLLVAPTQLRDNMISRIRREIEHAQAGRPARLIAKLNSLVDRILIEELYAASQAGVQIDLIVRGICCLRPGLAGVSDNIRVISIIDRFLEHARIFYFQNAGEPEYFLASADWMPRNLDHRVEVAFPVLDPGLQAQLGHILAIQLADSTKAREVLADGYSRYLSRQSATPIRSQERLYEFTRTGEMLPDIPGSEDSP